A region from the Flavobacteriales bacterium genome encodes:
- the trpS gene encoding tryptophan--tRNA ligase has protein sequence MTRVLTGIQATGIPHLGNVLGAIRPAVEMGNRPGSDSFLFIADLHSLTTVRDAAVLKENCYAVAAAWLAFGLDTSRTTFYRQSDVPEVAELTWYLGCFTPYPMLANAHSFKDKSDRLSSVNAGLFYYPVLMAADILLYDANVVPVGKDQKQHLEITRDIASAFNNAYGETLVLPEARIGAETMVVPGTDGQKMSKSYGNTIVPFLPEKELKKQVMSIVTDSTPLEEPKNPDTDNVFRLFKLVAPADTVETMRQNYLRGGYGYGHAKKELLQVLLDGYAKERDTYQRLMNDKGELDARLKEGELKAREVASATLNRVREKCGYLRRWNTT, from the coding sequence ATGACCCGCGTCCTTACTGGCATCCAGGCTACCGGCATCCCTCACCTCGGCAACGTTCTTGGCGCTATTAGGCCTGCTGTGGAAATGGGCAACCGCCCGGGATCGGACAGCTTTCTCTTCATTGCCGATCTGCACTCGCTGACCACCGTACGCGATGCCGCAGTGCTGAAAGAGAACTGCTACGCCGTTGCAGCCGCGTGGCTGGCGTTCGGGCTCGACACGTCACGCACCACGTTCTACCGGCAAAGCGATGTGCCCGAGGTGGCGGAACTCACGTGGTACCTGGGCTGCTTCACGCCCTATCCCATGCTGGCCAACGCGCACAGCTTCAAAGACAAGAGCGATCGGCTCAGCAGCGTGAACGCCGGCCTGTTCTACTACCCCGTGCTCATGGCAGCCGACATCCTGCTCTACGACGCGAACGTCGTACCGGTGGGCAAGGACCAGAAGCAGCACTTGGAGATCACGCGGGATATCGCCAGCGCTTTCAACAATGCGTATGGCGAAACGCTGGTACTGCCAGAGGCGCGCATTGGGGCTGAAACGATGGTCGTGCCGGGAACGGACGGCCAGAAAATGAGCAAGAGCTACGGCAACACCATTGTGCCCTTCCTCCCTGAGAAAGAGCTGAAGAAGCAAGTGATGTCCATTGTCACCGACAGCACCCCATTGGAAGAGCCGAAGAACCCGGACACGGACAATGTGTTCAGGCTCTTCAAGCTGGTTGCCCCCGCCGATACCGTGGAAACGATGCGGCAGAACTATTTACGGGGTGGATACGGTTACGGCCACGCGAAGAAGGAACTGCTGCAAGTGCTGCTCGATGGCTATGCGAAGGAGCGCGACACCTACCAGCGCCTTATGAACGACAAAGGCGAATTGGACGCGCGGTTGAAAGAGGGGGAACTGAAAGCCCGCGAAGTGGCCAGTGCAACGTTGAACCGGGTGCGGGAGAAGTGCGGTTACCTGCGCCGCTGGAACACTACTTGA
- a CDS encoding amidohydrolase family protein, which yields MRRYGRVVILVLLLLPLVQFAQRPSPAPPQNASFLITGGTVHVGDGRVIDEGAVGFRNGVIDYVGYAYGVQVKYDSIIDAKGQHVYPGFIAPDATLGIMEIEQVRATDDVNEAGDFAPEARTLTAYKTDSRIIPTVRSNGVLMAQIAPRSGTIAGTSGIVQLDAWDNAAAVIKADDGIHMNWPRAFQRGGWWAEPGETSAEKEDERTKRSRELREFFATAKSYKEWCRANPTKVDLRMEAMSGLFDGSKTLFVNANVAREIQEAILFAKDMGVKKLVIVGGYDAWRVADLLKDNKVDVILRRVHSLPLREDDDVDLPYRLPALLKEKGIRFCLGYAGDQEHQGVRNLAFTAGTASAYGLTREEALRSITLDAARVLGIDKRCGSLEVGKDATVFISTGDALDMRTNNVVHAFIQGRHINLDDHHKALYRQYKERYGIK from the coding sequence ATGCGCCGCTATGGACGCGTGGTCATTCTGGTCCTCTTGCTGCTGCCATTGGTGCAATTCGCCCAGCGGCCTTCACCTGCTCCGCCGCAAAATGCCAGTTTCCTCATTACGGGCGGCACAGTGCATGTGGGGGATGGCCGCGTGATCGATGAAGGAGCGGTCGGCTTCCGCAACGGTGTCATCGATTACGTGGGGTATGCCTACGGTGTTCAGGTCAAGTACGACAGCATCATCGACGCGAAGGGCCAGCATGTTTACCCCGGCTTCATCGCCCCTGATGCCACGCTGGGCATCATGGAGATCGAACAGGTGCGCGCCACCGACGATGTGAACGAAGCCGGTGACTTCGCTCCGGAGGCCCGCACGCTCACGGCCTACAAGACCGACAGCCGCATCATTCCCACCGTGCGCAGCAATGGCGTGCTCATGGCCCAGATCGCGCCGCGTTCGGGTACCATTGCAGGCACCAGTGGTATCGTCCAGCTCGACGCATGGGACAATGCAGCCGCCGTCATCAAGGCCGATGATGGCATCCATATGAACTGGCCGCGCGCATTCCAACGCGGTGGTTGGTGGGCCGAGCCCGGCGAGACCTCCGCCGAAAAGGAGGATGAACGCACGAAGCGATCACGTGAGCTGCGGGAGTTTTTCGCCACCGCCAAGAGCTACAAGGAATGGTGCCGCGCGAACCCGACCAAGGTGGACCTGCGCATGGAGGCCATGTCGGGCCTGTTCGATGGTTCGAAGACGCTCTTCGTGAACGCCAATGTGGCGCGCGAGATCCAGGAGGCCATCCTCTTCGCCAAGGACATGGGCGTGAAGAAGCTCGTGATCGTGGGCGGCTACGATGCATGGCGCGTTGCCGACCTGCTCAAGGACAACAAGGTGGATGTGATCCTACGGCGCGTGCACTCGCTGCCGTTGCGCGAGGACGACGATGTGGACCTCCCTTACCGGCTTCCTGCCCTCTTGAAAGAGAAGGGCATTCGTTTCTGCTTGGGCTATGCAGGCGACCAGGAACACCAAGGGGTGCGAAATCTGGCCTTCACTGCGGGCACGGCTTCGGCCTACGGACTAACGCGCGAGGAAGCGCTCAGGTCCATCACGCTCGATGCAGCGCGCGTGCTGGGCATCGACAAGCGATGCGGTAGCCTGGAAGTGGGCAAGGATGCCACGGTGTTCATCAGTACCGGTGATGCATTGGACATGCGCACGAACAACGTCGTGCATGCGTTCATCCAAGGACGCCACATCAACTTGGATGATCACCACAAAGCCCTGTACCGGCAGTACAAGGAGCGCTACGGGATCAAGTAG
- a CDS encoding amidohydrolase family protein, producing the protein MLRNLFAPLLAWFVLGPACAQQTLPVNGPHNTARPVYALLGATLHPEPGVIIKSGMLLVQDARITVVVGRGPDSPPPGAIVLDFTGLHIWPSFVEPWSSAGIPADKDRKSQPGMPNGAVRATTNAAAIHAPDHELWANQRALGIGTALVHRMDGIARGTGAVVAFGDRSPLLDVLRPNASSHFSFRKGTSPDGYPSSLTGSIALLRQTLYDAQWYAGEGVKDLRDAELDAINAQLPVPAFFEASDRNDVLRIDRIAKEFGRTFIVKGKGDEYARAADIAATGQSLIIPITLPDAFDVEDPFAALEVQLAQLKHWELAQRNALVLHQAGVPFAFTAHGVKDREMLIGNLRRMLIAGLDTAAAIAALTTVPANMMGMGEELGKLKPGMFASFQITSGHLFAKDAVLHEHWVAGKRFVLKPHDAHDLRGAYTFSLGERRLRMNVKGEPGKPEVRIGSASDDSTMAKVDARVSGSVMTLVFEGKSIGLSGSVRLNGTVHRDSRIWDGSGQLPDGTWTSWSAVREGEPTDAGKKKRDGVELDSLYALCNGKVWYPAMASGLLQLPGTETVILRGATVWTNTSRGILRNTDVCLHNGKVLAVGEGLDKSALFPNTKIMVREVDARGKHLTCGIIDEHSHIAIARGVNEGGQANTAEVRMGDVIDPDDIDIYRNLAGGVTAAQLLHGSANPIGGQSALVKMQWGLNGERMKIEGAEGFIKFALGENVKQSNWNSDRVRYPQSRMGVEQIMSDGFHRAKAYDAEWRTWRSLQKPPTKRKRPAPAPVHPSPRRDLELDAMAEILNGQRFITCHSYVQSEISMLMGLADSMGFKVNTFTHILEGYKVADRMKEHGVSASSFSDWWAYKFEVYDAIPYNGALLWHRGVNVGFNSDDAEMSRRLNQEAAKAVKYGGVPEEEAWKFVTLNPAKMLHLDHRMGKVEAGMDADIVLWSADPLSIDARCEMTFVDGVCRFDLSTDAEQRKLMAAERQRIINLMIAAKKAGAPTRKTERKEQGHWHCETMGEEP; encoded by the coding sequence GTGCTGCGCAACCTCTTCGCTCCCCTTCTGGCTTGGTTCGTCTTGGGCCCGGCGTGCGCGCAACAGACATTGCCGGTCAACGGTCCGCACAACACAGCGCGACCGGTCTACGCGCTGCTAGGAGCAACCTTGCATCCGGAGCCCGGAGTTATCATCAAGAGCGGCATGCTTCTGGTGCAGGACGCTCGGATCACGGTTGTCGTTGGACGGGGTCCGGACAGTCCACCTCCCGGCGCCATCGTGCTCGACTTCACAGGCCTGCATATCTGGCCGTCGTTCGTGGAGCCGTGGAGCAGTGCGGGTATCCCTGCTGACAAGGATCGCAAGAGCCAACCCGGTATGCCCAATGGTGCGGTGCGAGCCACCACCAATGCCGCAGCGATCCATGCTCCGGATCACGAACTATGGGCCAATCAACGCGCATTGGGCATCGGCACGGCGTTGGTGCACCGCATGGACGGGATCGCGCGCGGCACGGGCGCCGTGGTTGCTTTCGGTGATCGCTCGCCCCTGCTCGATGTGCTACGACCCAACGCCTCCTCGCATTTCAGTTTCCGGAAAGGCACTTCACCTGACGGCTATCCGTCGTCCTTGACCGGGAGCATCGCACTGCTGCGCCAGACGCTCTACGATGCGCAGTGGTACGCGGGCGAAGGCGTGAAGGATCTGCGTGATGCCGAGCTCGACGCGATCAACGCACAACTTCCGGTCCCGGCCTTCTTCGAAGCCTCCGACCGCAATGATGTGCTGCGCATTGATCGCATTGCCAAGGAGTTCGGCAGGACCTTCATAGTGAAGGGCAAGGGCGACGAGTACGCACGCGCCGCGGACATTGCGGCCACCGGGCAATCGCTCATCATACCCATCACGCTGCCGGACGCTTTTGATGTGGAGGATCCCTTCGCGGCGTTGGAGGTGCAACTTGCCCAGCTGAAGCATTGGGAACTGGCGCAACGCAACGCATTGGTGTTGCACCAGGCCGGTGTGCCGTTCGCGTTCACGGCGCACGGCGTCAAGGACCGCGAGATGCTTATCGGCAACCTGCGTCGGATGCTGATCGCGGGCTTGGACACCGCAGCCGCCATTGCCGCTTTGACAACCGTTCCGGCCAACATGATGGGCATGGGGGAGGAACTGGGAAAGTTGAAGCCCGGGATGTTCGCGTCTTTCCAGATCACCAGCGGTCATCTTTTCGCGAAGGATGCCGTGCTGCATGAGCATTGGGTGGCAGGCAAACGTTTTGTGCTGAAGCCTCATGATGCCCATGACCTGAGAGGTGCATACACCTTCTCGCTTGGCGAAAGGCGCCTTCGAATGAACGTGAAGGGTGAGCCCGGCAAGCCCGAAGTGCGCATTGGAAGCGCATCGGATGACAGCACCATGGCCAAAGTGGATGCGCGTGTGAGCGGATCGGTGATGACCCTGGTCTTCGAAGGCAAGAGCATTGGCCTGTCGGGCTCCGTGCGCTTGAACGGGACTGTTCATCGGGACAGCCGGATCTGGGACGGTTCCGGTCAACTGCCCGATGGGACATGGACTTCATGGAGCGCCGTACGCGAGGGCGAACCCACCGATGCCGGGAAGAAGAAGCGGGATGGTGTTGAACTGGACAGCCTTTATGCATTGTGCAACGGGAAGGTCTGGTATCCCGCCATGGCAAGTGGCCTGTTGCAATTGCCCGGCACGGAAACGGTGATCCTGCGCGGGGCCACCGTATGGACCAACACCAGCCGCGGCATCCTGCGTAACACCGATGTCTGTCTGCACAACGGCAAAGTGCTCGCCGTGGGTGAAGGATTGGACAAGTCAGCGCTTTTCCCGAACACGAAGATCATGGTGCGTGAAGTGGATGCCCGGGGCAAGCACCTCACCTGCGGCATCATCGATGAGCATTCGCACATAGCCATTGCGCGTGGCGTTAACGAAGGCGGGCAGGCCAACACGGCCGAGGTGCGCATGGGCGATGTAATCGACCCGGACGATATCGATATCTACCGCAACCTTGCAGGGGGAGTTACCGCTGCGCAGTTGCTGCACGGTAGCGCCAATCCCATCGGCGGCCAGAGCGCGCTCGTCAAGATGCAGTGGGGCCTGAACGGCGAACGGATGAAGATCGAGGGGGCCGAGGGCTTCATCAAGTTCGCTTTGGGAGAGAACGTGAAGCAGAGCAACTGGAACAGTGATCGCGTGCGCTACCCGCAAAGCCGCATGGGCGTTGAGCAGATCATGTCCGACGGTTTCCATCGGGCGAAAGCCTATGACGCGGAATGGCGGACGTGGCGATCATTGCAGAAGCCTCCGACCAAGCGCAAGCGCCCGGCGCCAGCACCAGTGCATCCATCACCACGCCGCGACCTCGAATTGGACGCCATGGCCGAGATCCTCAACGGTCAGCGCTTCATTACCTGTCACAGCTATGTGCAGAGCGAGATCAGCATGCTCATGGGACTGGCCGACAGCATGGGGTTCAAGGTGAACACCTTCACCCATATCCTGGAAGGCTACAAAGTGGCCGACCGCATGAAGGAGCATGGCGTGAGCGCCAGTTCGTTCAGCGACTGGTGGGCGTACAAGTTCGAGGTGTACGATGCCATACCCTACAACGGTGCCTTGCTCTGGCACCGTGGTGTGAACGTCGGCTTCAACAGTGATGATGCGGAGATGAGCCGCCGCCTGAACCAGGAAGCCGCGAAGGCCGTGAAGTACGGCGGCGTGCCCGAGGAAGAAGCATGGAAATTCGTGACGTTGAACCCTGCCAAGATGCTGCACCTGGACCACCGTATGGGCAAGGTGGAGGCCGGTATGGATGCGGACATCGTGCTGTGGAGCGCAGATCCGCTCAGCATCGATGCGCGGTGCGAGATGACCTTCGTGGACGGTGTGTGCCGCTTCGACCTGTCCACGGATGCGGAGCAACGCAAGTTGATGGCTGCCGAGCGCCAACGCATTATCAACCTGATGATAGCGGCCAAGAAGGCTGGCGCACCCACGCGCAAGACCGAGCGCAAGGAACAGGGCCATTGGCATTGCGAAACAATGGGGGAGGAGCCATGA
- a CDS encoding cytochrome c produces the protein MYCTLCHGNDGKLGINGAKDLTASALSREEMIAVVTDGRNTMAPFKQVLDPAQVEAVVDHLRALPK, from the coding sequence ATGTACTGCACGCTCTGTCATGGCAATGATGGCAAGCTGGGCATCAATGGTGCGAAGGACCTGACGGCTTCGGCCTTGTCCCGCGAGGAAATGATCGCGGTTGTGACCGATGGCCGCAACACCATGGCCCCGTTCAAGCAGGTCTTGGACCCTGCGCAGGTGGAAGCCGTGGTCGATCATCTGCGTGCGCTTCCCAAGTAG